The sequence CGGTGAAAAAGCTGCAAGAACAACTTTCCCAACATCAAAAAATCCTTTCTTCCCTGCAATCTCTGGCTTGGAGTATGAATGCCAAGCAAAACCACGATCGCGCTTCTGTGAGCGCTTCGCAGCGGTCTCGTTCCGGGAAAACCATGCCGAGTGTGGGTAGCAACCAGATAAGCTGGGATGCCCTGGAAATGGATAATTATTCCCAAATGCAAACACTGCTGCAGTCGGCTTACGAAGAAATGGTGCAGATGCGGGAAGTTGCCGATAGCATCGATCTGTACAGCAAGCAGTCGTCGTCGGCACTGCAAAAACAGCAACGGTTGTTGACCAAGGTACGCGACGATTTGACTCTGGCGCGGATGCAGCCAATTGGGGAGGTTTTGGAACGGTTCCCCAGAACGGTACAGCAACTTTGTATTACCCACGAAAAGGATGTGGCGCTGCAAATTCGCGGCGAAGATGTATTGGTGGATAAAGCGATCGCGCAAAAATTATACGATCCGCTGCTACATTTGGTAAGAAATGCTTTTTCCCACGGCATCGAACCGGCAGACCAGCGCCAGGGGAAGGGCAAATCAACCCAGGGAACCATTGAAATTCGCGCCTACACCCAAGGCAACCGCACCACCATTGAAATTCGCGACGATGGGAAGGGAATTGACTACGAGGCTATCCGCCAACGAGCGATCGCGCAAGGGGTGGTTTCCAGCAACCGAGCTTCCCAACTGCGCCGCCACCAACTGCTGGAATTTATCTTTGAAACTGGTTTTTCTACTGCGGCAAACGTAGATAATGTTTCCGGTCGCGGTGTGGGGTTGGATGTGGTTCGTTCCCAACTCAATGCCATTGGTGCCAGCATCAACGTCAGTTCCCAGCCGGATAAGGGAACCTGTTTTCGCTTGCAGTTGCCCCTAACCCTCAGCATTGCCAAACTGCTGGTATGTGCTTCCCAAGGGGTTCACTACGCCATTCCCTCAGAAACCATCGAACAAATTCTGTTTCCCGACAGCAAGGAAATTACGTTTGTCGGTCAACAACGAGTGCTTTCCCTCAACCGGGAAGGAACGGAACATTCGGTTCCCATCCATCGTTTGGAAGATTTAATTCGCCACACCTCTTCCATTCCTACCCAACATAGTACGCCCACCAATGGTAATGGCGCTGCCCGCAAATCTAATTTAGATGCGGCTTTAAGTACCACCAGCGAGGGCGATCGAGGTTCTTTGATATTGCTGCTCGATACCGGTTCTGGGTTGGTAGGGTTGGAAGTGGAATCGGTCTTGGGCGAACAAGAACTGGTGATCCGCCCGCTGAGTAAAGTTGTACGCGCCCCGGAATACGTCTACGGTTGCAGCATTTTGGCGAACAGCCGTTTGGCTTTGGCGATCGACGTTCTGAATTTAATTCAAAACCACCTGACCCAAGGAAATCCGCTGCTAGCAGCTTTGCCGACTTCCCAGGCGGGTTCTGGCAGGGGGGCAACAGCCCCAATTACCTACCAGTCGAAGGAGGCAAACTACCATATCGCCAACGGTACTGGCTACGGCAAGGCTGAAGTACTACCCCAGTCAAACCAACGCCGCGTTCGTTCGGTGATGGTGGTGGATGATTCGGTGACCCTGCGTCAGAATGTGGTGACTACGTTACAAAAGGCTGGCTACCGGGCGTTGACGGCGCGCGACGGTCAAGAAGCGTTGGAAAAATTGCGCTCGGGGGAAGCCGTTGATGTGATTCTTTGCGATATTGAAATGCCACGGATGAACGGTTTTGAGTTCCTCACCCAATACCGCCAAGATACCACCATTTCTGATATTCCCACAATTATGCTCACTTCCCGTCAGGGAGACAAACACCGTCATCTTGCCACTGGTTTGGGTGCTGTGGGATACATTACCAAACCTTATTTGGAACGGGATTTACTAGCTGCGATCGAAGAACAATTGCCAAAATCTCTAACTTAAGTATAGAAAGTGCTCTCTCTACAAAGAATATCTCAATCGAGCGATCGCGGCGACAAAAGTCTCTAATTTTTGCGCGTCCAATTGATTGTCTAAACGAATACCGGAATAAACATCAACCCCAAACGGAGGTACGTAGACGACCCCATTTCTGAAAAACAATGATTCTCTAGAATGTTTCGATTTCCCTGGTAGGGGCGCTCACGCGTTGCCCCCTACAAAAATACCCCGATTATTGCTTGCATATTTTTAAGGAAATGGTATAAGAAAGCGCTGCCTTCAGTGGGTCTACCAGTGGAATGGCTGAGGTTTGGCAGTACTGTTGCTGTCGGATCGTGGCTGTGGCTTTGGTGGCACTGGTGAGCAATACCGATTCCACTCCAGGAAGTACCCAACCAGCAATTTGACGAATTTGAAATTTGGTCATAGAAGCTGGTCCGCTGGGCATTTGGGAAACCAATCTTACCGCCGCTGCCCCTAAACCAACGGCAAGTTCCATTTCTGCCAAATTTTGGATACAACAAATTTTTATCCGTACTTCTAGCACATAATTGGCACCCTTTTTTCCCATGTTGAAAGTTTAGCATTGCCCAAAAAAAGCTGAAAGGCGAAAGTTTTAATAAAAATAACAATCTCCTCGCATTTTCATGAAAAAATGCTCTAATAAAAACAGGAGAATGGGCTTGGTATGGTCTGGGAAAAATTGTCCTTTTCAATATTTCTGAGTTTAACAAAATAGAAATCAGCAGCCTGGGAGGTAGCGGCTATGACGGCAACATCCACCAATAAAGATAAAGATAATGTCTTTTCAGACGCTCAATTTCATACCAGCTTTACCCACGGTGTGGGCGCTTTGATGAAAACTTTATGGGGGCATGCGGACAATGTCACGGCAGTAGCCGTTGCCGGCAACGGTCGGTATGTTGTGTCGGCGGCGGACGATCGCACGATAAAAATTTGGGATATTGAAACCGGCGACAATTTGCGTACGTTGGAGGGTCATTCCGATTGGATCCGGGGCATTGCGATCGCACCAGATAGCCGTAAAATTATCTCCGCTAGCGACGATCGCACCTTAAAAATCTGGGATTGGGAAACAGGAGAGGTTTTGCATGCCCTAACAACGCACACCGCTTGGGTACGGGCAGTTGCCGTTACCCCCGATGGCAAGCAGGTGATTTCCGGTTCTTCCGACAATACAATCAAAATTTGGGATATCGAAACGGGGGTGGAACTAGGTACCTTGGAAGGTCACGTAGGGGTCGTGCGATCGCTGGCGGTTTCTAGCGACGGTCGGCGATTGGTGTCGGCTTCCTTCGACGATACCCTGAAGGTTTGGGATTTGCCCGCCCAGCGGCTGCTGTTTACCCTACGGGGTCACCAGGATACGGTGCGGGATGTGGTCCTCACCAGCGACGGCAAACGGGCATTTTCCGCTTCTCAAGATACCACCATCAAAGCTTGGAATCTGGAGACCCGGCAGGAGCTGTATACCCTACATGGGCACACTCACACCGTGCGATCGCTGGTACTGGCACCAGGGGAAGAACAGCTATTTTCCGCCAGCGACGATGGCACGATTGGTGCTTGGCACCTCGCCAGCAAGCAGCAACTGTACTCTCTGAGTGCCCACCAACCATCTCCCCCGGTCAATCCACCCAATACCGTACGGTCAATCGCCCTCAGCCCAGATGGCACGAAACTCGTCTCCAGCGGTAGCGATCGCGCAGTTCGCATTTGGAATTTAGCCCCCGCCGCCAAATTGCGGGTCTGTTGCGCTCATAGCGATAAGGTTTTAAGTTTGGCATTTACCCCGGATGCCCGATATGTTGCCTCGGCAGCTTTCGACCAAACCGTAAAAGTTTGGAATTTAGAAACCGGGGTGGCAGATTTGGTTTTTGACCACCATACTGCTGAAGTGCAGGCAGTTGCCCTATGCAACGATATCTCCGGCTACTATGCCGTCTCCGGCGGTCGCGACAGTACTCTGCGGGTTTGGCATGCAAGCACCGGCAGCGAATTGTGGTCTGTGAAGGGAAATTCCTGGATTCGCAGCATTGCCCTCACCCCAGACAACCGCTACGCGATCGCGGGCACTCTCAACCACGTGGTCAAAGTTTGGGATTTGCAACGGCGTCGGGAACGCTATTCCCTGCTGGGTCACGAAAGTTCCGTACAGGTGGTTGCCGTTACCCCCGATGGCAGCAAAGCCATTTCCGGTTCCGTGGACCAAACGTTGAAAATTTGGGACTTGCAAACCGGGGAAAAACTGCGAACCCTTTACGGTCATGGTGCCACCGTGCGGGCGATCGCCCTCACCCCAGACAGCAAACAAGTGATTTCTGGAGCTTCCGACGGGCAACTGCGGGTTTGGGATCTAGCCACCGGCACCAAGCTTGCTGTGGTTTCCGCCCATGAAGGTCGGGTTCGCGGTTTGGCAATGTTCCCCGATGGTCAGCATCTGGTATCGGTCTCCGAAGACCGAACTTTAAAAGTTTGGGATACCACTACCTGGCGCGTGGTTTCTCACTTCACCAGCGGCAATGCCCTATGGTGTTGCGCGATCGCCCCTGACGGCAGTCAAATCGTTGCCGGAGAAGCAAACGGACAGATTTATTGGCTGCCAGGGCATAGAACCACTAGCTAATACCATTTCTGAAAAAATAATGATTTTCTGGAATTTTCCAATTGCCCTGGTAGGGGCGCTCACACGTTGCACCCCTACCAAAAAAATACTCCCGATTATTTATTGCAAACTTTCAAGGAAATGGTAGAAAACGTACCGAGCATGGGAAATGGTATAGAGACAATGCATGAATTCTGCCTTTTCCATGCCCCCACGCGCCCCAAGGTTTATTTCTCCATCTCTCCATCCACTTCTTGATTCCCCACCGGCTGTCCGATAATGGGCAAAACCTCCTTAGGAGAATCAATAATATAAGTTGGATGGTACGTTTCTAGTTCGGCGCGCTTGCTAAATCCCCAGGTACCAGCAGCAATTTGCACTTGGGAAGCACCCACGGCTTTGATATTGGTAATATCAGAAGTAACGTATAAAAGGGATTCGCCAGGCAGAGAAGCATTTTTAAGCAAGGCAGAGAGCACTTTTGGTTTGCCCCAGATGGGAACCCGGGAGTAGAGAAAATCCAGGCACTCGCCAAACTCTTGTTGGTTGATAAAATGCAAAACATTGCTAGCCGGCGCGGATGTGAGAACGCCCAAAGACAACTCCGTACCAGCAAGCTCTCGCACAACATAGCCTATATCTGGATTGGAAATCAGTTTTTCCGTTTTTTTGGTAAGGTCTTGTTTGATTTTGTGGATGATTTGTGGAATTTGATGGGGATATAAATGAGTTGTTTGGAGAAAAGAAGGTTCTGGAAAAGGTACTCGATCGAGGTAAGGAAACGTGCGATCGCTGCCAGTTGTATCTTGGAACTGCAGCTGCAATTGTTCCAAGACCTGCTGTGTAGAGCGTACCGTATCGACAATCGTACCGTTAAAATCGAAAACGACAATTTGAATATCGGGCATAGGAGGGGGAGAAGGCATTTCCGAGAGCGAGCATCATCGCCAAAATGGAACTTTTGGTCTTTGGCAGACTGAGCAAAAAGCATCCCTATCCGCCCATCCAATTTTGATATCGAGATGGCGAACGCTAGAATTATACCAAAATTTTCCAGAATTAATTTGCCAAAATTGGTAACCGAGAAACTACGGATTTTTAAGAAACCGACTCGCTCACCGGGAAGCGATCGAGCAGTTGTATGGCGCGGCGGGCATTTTCCACCAAAATCGGCGAAATATTGGGAACGTGGGGAATTTGAGAGAGAAAATCCAACGTTCGGCGCAAAATGCGGATAATATCCCCCTCATCAAGACTGGTATTTTCATACAGTTCCTGCCATTCCACCTCCAAAGCCCACTGTTCCACCAACGCAATCAAGTGGCGGTCTTGCCATTTGTTGGGCAACACCAAAATATCCACACCGTAGGTACTTTGAATTTTAATCAACTGCTTGCGCAGCCCCCACAAACTGTTCAAAGCCTCGCTAACTTCCGAAGACAGACTGTAGTTCGACCAACTATCGGGGCGAGAAACTTCCGTAACAAACGCCGCGCAAGCCGCCGCCAGAGAGTGGGGGTCCAGACCATCCAGCTTGCCAGAACTCAACACCATCCCCAACCACAACTCATTATCGCCGCGAATGGCAGCCGCCGTTTCGCCCAAAGGCGTGGGGGTAATATCGCTGAGCGCCCCAAACATGCGTAAAATTTGAATTAAATTGAGAAATTCCTGCCAACGACGCGCCAACCTGGCTTCCAAATCCGCTTCCATGGCTTGAATTTCCCCTTCCAACTCCTGGGCGCGACGGTATTTTTTCAGGAGTTTGCCGGGTTTGCCCCACTGGCGGGCAGGGTGGTTTTCCAGTTGGTCTTGAACCTTTGCCAAACGTTCCTGCTGGGCTTTCACTTCGGGGGCAACTTCTACTTCCAACGGCGGAATTAGATACGCAATTTCACTGGCATCGCCATCCCCCTGGGCAGAAGTACCGGGTTTTTGGTTGGGAAATGGGGGAACGGTGAGGGCATCGGCTTTTTGCAATCGCGGAATTTCCGCATGTAGGTTGACCACGTCGTCTACGGTAATGATGCGCCAGCGGTTATCCCGACCCAAAATAATTAAATAGGGCGCTTGTCCGGGACCGGGGATTTTATCCATTAAAATAGCGGATATGGGTTCGGAGGTGGGAACGTTGGCACCTTTGATGCTAACCAACGTACCGCGAACGGCAAAGGAAACCGCCACGCTGAGGTCTTCGTTAGCATAGGATTGGGCTTGGGATTGTAGCGTTTTTAACAACCGGCGTTCTTCTTTAATGCGATCGCGCAATTTTTGATAGCTTTGCAGCTGTTGCAGGTCTACCCCAGCCAGTTCTTGGTTCAACGCTTCCAAATCTTCCTTAGCGGCGGCAATGGCTTCCTGTTGGGGTTGGATGTTGCCCGCTGCCAGATACTGTCCAAAACTGCGTTCCACCAAATCCTTGGCTTCCTCTAAGGTATGGTTTTGCAGCAAGTTCAACACCATGCCGTAGCTGGGGGTAAACTGGCTGACCAAAGGATCGGCTTGGGCGGTTGCCAGATAGGCAGCTTCCTTCACCCCTTCAAAACGGGTTTGTACGGTGACCACGTGACCGCGTTCGTCCATTCCGCGACGCCCCGCCCTGCCGGACATTTGCAGGAACTCCGAAGCTTTTAGCAAGCGATGTCCGCGATCGGTGCGTTTGGATAAACTAGAAATAACGGTGGTACGGGCAGGCATGTTAATCCCGGCAGCCAGGGTTTCCGTGGCAAAGATAACTTTAATCAAACCCCGCTGGAACAGTTCTTCCACCAAACCTTTCCAAGCAGGAAGAACTCCAGCATGGTGGGCGGCAATGCCCCGTTTCAGAGGTTCCAACTGTCCTTGACGGGCGGTTGCTTCCGGATTGCGGGCGAAAAAGTCGTTGACGGCTTGTTCGATTTCTTGGGCTTCTTCTGGGTTGACCAGTTTGAGTTG is a genomic window of Geitlerinema sp. PCC 9228 containing:
- a CDS encoding HAD hydrolase-like protein — encoded protein: MPDIQIVVFDFNGTIVDTVRSTQQVLEQLQLQFQDTTGSDRTFPYLDRVPFPEPSFLQTTHLYPHQIPQIIHKIKQDLTKKTEKLISNPDIGYVVRELAGTELSLGVLTSAPASNVLHFINQQEFGECLDFLYSRVPIWGKPKVLSALLKNASLPGESLLYVTSDITNIKAVGASQVQIAAGTWGFSKRAELETYHPTYIIDSPKEVLPIIGQPVGNQEVDGEMEK
- a CDS encoding hybrid sensor histidine kinase/response regulator, encoding MNTDPEIYAEGLSNFVNEAQDLLQHIEQDLWQLHEEKSNATVHSLMRSTHTLKGASASVDLENVREIAHALEDIFKSLYNPDIKIDAELEKYLFQAYETLQSLVTEELVKHQQNDDAEDDETVSPTMQQARAIIEKIKNYLGDAYNPDAEIPSSEELGFDMVQSIFEIGVKQRLESLQAALKSSDSEEVANTLRSIAEVFVGLSESLKLPGFGDIAKTVLTAVEFNPDLAVKIAEVALEDFWEAVQAVLNGDRTRGGEPSEKLKNLAHTPSSSTSASQTSQASSQPPSQLPESVNHFSEGEETPSVREPTPPTETETAEETFSGVELDDVFGSFDPGAIDTASDFDGDQQEQGDTGDTESSDVGSGGVNADFGSLEIEEMVEIPSPPPPSEEPQAEAEDTTEETDVAPQLTQPTSLELEQDSAPLSQWEEISPRAQAPTAGAAAKEEKGTQQHRETTTVKVNLEQLERLNFQAGELLIEHNKQYSGTEDLQTSVKKLQEQLSQHQKILSSLQSLAWSMNAKQNHDRASVSASQRSRSGKTMPSVGSNQISWDALEMDNYSQMQTLLQSAYEEMVQMREVADSIDLYSKQSSSALQKQQRLLTKVRDDLTLARMQPIGEVLERFPRTVQQLCITHEKDVALQIRGEDVLVDKAIAQKLYDPLLHLVRNAFSHGIEPADQRQGKGKSTQGTIEIRAYTQGNRTTIEIRDDGKGIDYEAIRQRAIAQGVVSSNRASQLRRHQLLEFIFETGFSTAANVDNVSGRGVGLDVVRSQLNAIGASINVSSQPDKGTCFRLQLPLTLSIAKLLVCASQGVHYAIPSETIEQILFPDSKEITFVGQQRVLSLNREGTEHSVPIHRLEDLIRHTSSIPTQHSTPTNGNGAARKSNLDAALSTTSEGDRGSLILLLDTGSGLVGLEVESVLGEQELVIRPLSKVVRAPEYVYGCSILANSRLALAIDVLNLIQNHLTQGNPLLAALPTSQAGSGRGATAPITYQSKEANYHIANGTGYGKAEVLPQSNQRRVRSVMVVDDSVTLRQNVVTTLQKAGYRALTARDGQEALEKLRSGEAVDVILCDIEMPRMNGFEFLTQYRQDTTISDIPTIMLTSRQGDKHRHLATGLGAVGYITKPYLERDLLAAIEEQLPKSLT
- a CDS encoding DEAD/DEAH box helicase, whose protein sequence is MGASNLSKFPELDPNNLFPFELDDFQKQAIAALNADKSVVVSVPTGSGKTLIGEYAIYRALARGKRVFYTTPLKALSNQKLRDFRDRFGAKNVGLLTGDISVSREASVLVMTTEIFRNMLYGTRIGEMGTSLEDVEAVVLDECHYMNDTTRGTVWEESIIYCPHEIQLVALSATIANSDQLTDWIHRVHGPTELVKSDFRPIPLQFYFCNDKGFFPLLNSKQTKLNPNLNRYKRQKGKRPKTPSIIDVLSHLQERDLLPAIYFIFSRRECDRAVGNASQLKLVNPEEAQEIEQAVNDFFARNPEATARQGQLEPLKRGIAAHHAGVLPAWKGLVEELFQRGLIKVIFATETLAAGINMPARTTVISSLSKRTDRGHRLLKASEFLQMSGRAGRRGMDERGHVVTVQTRFEGVKEAAYLATAQADPLVSQFTPSYGMVLNLLQNHTLEEAKDLVERSFGQYLAAGNIQPQQEAIAAAKEDLEALNQELAGVDLQQLQSYQKLRDRIKEERRLLKTLQSQAQSYANEDLSVAVSFAVRGTLVSIKGANVPTSEPISAILMDKIPGPGQAPYLIILGRDNRWRIITVDDVVNLHAEIPRLQKADALTVPPFPNQKPGTSAQGDGDASEIAYLIPPLEVEVAPEVKAQQERLAKVQDQLENHPARQWGKPGKLLKKYRRAQELEGEIQAMEADLEARLARRWQEFLNLIQILRMFGALSDITPTPLGETAAAIRGDNELWLGMVLSSGKLDGLDPHSLAAACAAFVTEVSRPDSWSNYSLSSEVSEALNSLWGLRKQLIKIQSTYGVDILVLPNKWQDRHLIALVEQWALEVEWQELYENTSLDEGDIIRILRRTLDFLSQIPHVPNISPILVENARRAIQLLDRFPVSESVS
- a CDS encoding WD40 repeat domain-containing protein, with the protein product MTATSTNKDKDNVFSDAQFHTSFTHGVGALMKTLWGHADNVTAVAVAGNGRYVVSAADDRTIKIWDIETGDNLRTLEGHSDWIRGIAIAPDSRKIISASDDRTLKIWDWETGEVLHALTTHTAWVRAVAVTPDGKQVISGSSDNTIKIWDIETGVELGTLEGHVGVVRSLAVSSDGRRLVSASFDDTLKVWDLPAQRLLFTLRGHQDTVRDVVLTSDGKRAFSASQDTTIKAWNLETRQELYTLHGHTHTVRSLVLAPGEEQLFSASDDGTIGAWHLASKQQLYSLSAHQPSPPVNPPNTVRSIALSPDGTKLVSSGSDRAVRIWNLAPAAKLRVCCAHSDKVLSLAFTPDARYVASAAFDQTVKVWNLETGVADLVFDHHTAEVQAVALCNDISGYYAVSGGRDSTLRVWHASTGSELWSVKGNSWIRSIALTPDNRYAIAGTLNHVVKVWDLQRRRERYSLLGHESSVQVVAVTPDGSKAISGSVDQTLKIWDLQTGEKLRTLYGHGATVRAIALTPDSKQVISGASDGQLRVWDLATGTKLAVVSAHEGRVRGLAMFPDGQHLVSVSEDRTLKVWDTTTWRVVSHFTSGNALWCCAIAPDGSQIVAGEANGQIYWLPGHRTTS